From Bacillota bacterium:
TGCCGCAACCGAGCAGGTCATGGATGGAAAGACCAAGCATTCTATTAACATATCTGGCGGTCTCCACCATGCGCTGAAGGATAGGGCTTCCGGTTTTTGCATCTACAACGACGCAGCAGTTGCTATAGCACATGCTATCAAGGCGTATGGCATAAAGGTAGCCTATATAGATATCGATGCGCACCACGGCGACGGTGTGCAGTGGGCGTTTTACGACCGAGACGATGTCCTCACCATCTCGCTGCACGAGAGTGGGCAATATCTCTTTCCCGGTACAGGGTTTATCGACGAGGTTGGGATAGGGAAAGGTGAAGGCTACTCGGTAAACGTGCCTCTTGATCCGGGCACATTTGATGATCTCTATTTATTAGCTTTCGATGCGATCGTGCCGCCACTTATAAAGGTATTCAAGCCCGACTTAATCGTCTCACAAAATGGCTGCGACACGCATTATACCGATCCCCTTGCTGAGCTAAGTCTTACGACAAATGCTTACGAGCAGCTCTATTCCAGAATTCACGAGCTGGCACATGAAGTCTGTGAGGGAAGACTTGTTGCGCTTGGCGGCGGCGGATACCAGGCATATCAGGTTGTCCCGAGGGCGTGGGCACTTCTTTCGGCTGAGCTTGCCGATTTTACTCTGGATGATGCCGTGCCGCAGCAGTGGCAGGAATTTTGCTCAGCGAAAGCCCACAGCCGGTGCCCAGATAAACTCCGGGATAAAGCGGCCGCTCCATCGGTCTTTACTGACTCTATTGAGCAGAGAACCAAAGATACTATAGCTAATGTAAAGAAAAGAGTTTTTCCGTACTTCGGGTTGTAATCGATTACAACCGTGCCGCCATTATCCATGCTATAGTTAGTATTCCTTTCGGCAGCGCTGCAGCACTTACAAACTGCAGCGGCGCAGCGCGATTACTTAACATCGGCACCTTGGTATACCAAGGCTTTGGCATATTAATCTGCACTTCAGTTGACAAATTTTGCTGCCCGCAATACTCTTTTTACATGGGAAAGTACTCCATCCATGTAGAAAAGGATTATCTTAAATTTAGTGCTGCGCACTTTCTTATCTTTGGTGAGAAATGCGAAAGGCTACATGGGCATAATTATGCCGTATCCGTTGATCTGGAGGGTGAGCTTGACGAAATAGGCTATATATTTGATTTTATAGCTCTTAAAGAGTTTGCCGAGCATCATTGCAATACACTTGATCACAAGACGCTCATCCCGGCGAAAAATGAGCATTTAACAATAAAAGAAGGCAATGGCATTGTAGAGGTGTCGTTTAGGGATAAACAATTTATGTTCCCGGAATCAGATGTTTTGATTCTTCCCATAAAGAACTGTACGGCTGAGCTCCTTGCTTACTATCTTTGCCAAAAGATAAAGGACGACCTTGAGGATATGGGTATGGGCAATATCACCAGGATAAAAGTAGGAGTTGAGGAGTCTCCTGGACAGGCCGCTTATTATGTCGAAGAAATCCGCTAATTAAAGAATCTTTCTTTCTATTTTTGTTGATGAATAAATACCAACGTTTGTATAATGAAAGGTTTTAATGGTCGCTGGGCAAGCATATGCTTGCCCAGCGAATGCAATTGCGCTAAAACCATGGGCTGATATAGTAAAGATAGCTTTTAGCAATTGATCGTGTGTGGACTAGTTATAAACCCGTAATCGAGGGTAGAAAAAAGTAGTTAAGAGGTGTACCTGTATGTGCAGGCTTTTCGGTTTAATTGCGGATACTCCTGTTAGTATCGAAAATCCTATATTGGAAGGTATAAAGCCTTTCGTAGAGTTGTCATATAAGCATCATGACGGTTGGGGAATTGGCTATGTAGATGGCTGCCCGCCGGGCGAGAAAAGCATTCGCGTTGTTAAATCTGACTACCCTGCTTGGAAGGATGAGCATTTCTCCAGACTTATCAAGCATCTTGTTTCCTGCCTTGCGATTGTACACTTAAGAGATGCTAAGTATGGACCAGTTGCTCTTAGAAATACCCATCCGTTTTTTGCTGAGGGATGGATATTTGCCCATAACGGCTCGTTAAGAAACTTTAGAAAAATCGAACGTGAGCTTAGAGGTAAAAGATTTAGCGGAGAAACTGATAGTGAGAGATATTTCTACCTCCTGCTTAAACACATTAAACAAAAAGAAGACGTGCCCAGAGGTGTACGTTCAGCCATCGAGTGGCTCCACAAGAACTACATCGAGGGTGCTAAGAACTTTCTTATGTCTGATGGCAACCATATTTACGCATACCGCGAGGGAAGAGAACTGTATTATGTAGAGCGAGAAGTACCTATCTCGCCAATCGAACCTTTAAGGCGGATTTTAGGCGGAAGCTTAGGGAACGGCTCAGGAGAGGCTTTGGCAGAGGGAGAGGTTAATAAAACGGCGAGAATGGTTGTTATTGCCTCGGAGATATTGACTGATGAGAGCTGGCATGAGGTGCCCGAATCCCATCTCTTGATTGTTAACGATAAGCTGCAGGTAGTGATCGAGCCTATTTTAGAGAAAGCAGGAGTCCCAATTGCCTAGATCATCCTCGAGTCGACTTTGGGCCGAACATTTTCTTGCCAATGTAGCGGCCTGCCTTAAGCAACCCACGCCCTGTTTTCTTTACCAATGTTACCGAGATATCTTTTAGGACGCGCTTGATGGTTACAATATCCTTATCTACTATAGCGTAGGTTAGACCTGCTTCTGCAAGGTGCGGTTCAATAATTTCTTTGGGGGAGGATGACAGCACGTTATTTACGGCTATTAGAACAGCTAGAATATCATCCAGTTGGCCCAAGATAGGTATTATGCCAGGGATAAGGTCTATTGGAGAAGCAAGATAGCCAAGTCCGGCTGCCAGCTTCGCCTTATCAGACTTTGCTATACGTGGGTCTTTTGCAAGCCCTGCAGTCAGCTTGGCATATGCTGGCATTCGCTTTAATATCGGCATGAGGTCATGCTTTAAATCTTCCAGGCGATACTCTTCCATTTTACCAGCTCCAGCGGAATTCTGCTGTA
This genomic window contains:
- a CDS encoding 6-carboxytetrahydropterin synthase is translated as MGKYSIHVEKDYLKFSAAHFLIFGEKCERLHGHNYAVSVDLEGELDEIGYIFDFIALKEFAEHHCNTLDHKTLIPAKNEHLTIKEGNGIVEVSFRDKQFMFPESDVLILPIKNCTAELLAYYLCQKIKDDLEDMGMGNITRIKVGVEESPGQAAYYVEEIR
- a CDS encoding acetoin utilization protein AcuC, with translation MSEPVAFLYNERFQEYELSPSHPLKPIRLKLTYELLKDYGAFDKSQLAVFPGRLATDEELMLVHSAAYIDVVKRVGGTGSADTLAYSHGIGPGDNPPFKGMHEASSLIAGCSIAATEQVMDGKTKHSINISGGLHHALKDRASGFCIYNDAAVAIAHAIKAYGIKVAYIDIDAHHGDGVQWAFYDRDDVLTISLHESGQYLFPGTGFIDEVGIGKGEGYSVNVPLDPGTFDDLYLLAFDAIVPPLIKVFKPDLIVSQNGCDTHYTDPLAELSLTTNAYEQLYSRIHELAHEVCEGRLVALGGGGYQAYQVVPRAWALLSAELADFTLDDAVPQQWQEFCSAKAHSRCPDKLRDKAAAPSVFTDSIEQRTKDTIANVKKRVFPYFGL
- a CDS encoding class II glutamine amidotransferase; translation: MCRLFGLIADTPVSIENPILEGIKPFVELSYKHHDGWGIGYVDGCPPGEKSIRVVKSDYPAWKDEHFSRLIKHLVSCLAIVHLRDAKYGPVALRNTHPFFAEGWIFAHNGSLRNFRKIERELRGKRFSGETDSERYFYLLLKHIKQKEDVPRGVRSAIEWLHKNYIEGAKNFLMSDGNHIYAYREGRELYYVEREVPISPIEPLRRILGGSLGNGSGEALAEGEVNKTARMVVIASEILTDESWHEVPESHLLIVNDKLQVVIEPILEKAGVPIA
- a CDS encoding DUF1232 domain-containing protein codes for the protein MEEYRLEDLKHDLMPILKRMPAYAKLTAGLAKDPRIAKSDKAKLAAGLGYLASPIDLIPGIIPILGQLDDILAVLIAVNNVLSSSPKEIIEPHLAEAGLTYAIVDKDIVTIKRVLKDISVTLVKKTGRGLLKAGRYIGKKMFGPKSTRG